The sequence aactaaTAATAAAACGAATCTATACCAAAAGTTggtatattaaatatatattaatataaagtAGAGAGATATATTTTCGGAAGAAAAAAGACCAGATAGCTAGTTTAGTTATAGTACACCTGCTTTATATAATATCTAGACCTTGCTTTGGCCTATTACCTATATACATTGATAATTTGATATAAGTCGTGCTCATAaagatatatatttacgggGTGAAGTACTATGCTAACGTAAGCTCGAGTAAAGATGCAAGCAAGCTTGATGACGGGTTAGTATATTCTACACCGGAAGTGttttttcatatattttaatatcattagatcacgtgggatctttataattttatgaaaattgacatgTATGTTGATGGTCCAATGGTTGAcatttgaccacatcatggaGGAAAAAGTACTCcaggtgtagcatagaataatccGATGGGTGAGTAATTGCTTCGGTAGAATTGCGATTAAAAATATAACAATGGTTGTAGAATTGATTTTCTGTTTTTAACTTGTATTGCTAtaagttttcaaaaaaaaaaaagcttgtATTGTTATAAGGATAACATGATGTTGAACATTCATTATTGACCTATCGGACATTGCTATGTGTCCAGATGATGTCGATTTACGATTTacggtttaaaaaaaaaataactaaaatttttttaaaaaaaaattgatttatgAGAGAATTaaatttagattttttattCGATAACATGTGCGATTTTCATTTGTTATCATGGTTTTAGACTTTTAGGCTCCGTTTGGTAGGATTATTATAAATCAATGTATAGTTTATCTTATCTAATCTTAAGTTATTCTCGCCATATTATTTATccttatattaattatttattttacatcaatcaaatcattaattatttatctaacatcaatcaaatcatcaaatttaaattactatattgccccttataaataatattatttatattttatttattattaaaagggTAAAATGGTAATTTTGTATTTGTATATAAAATTcaaccaatcaaatcaaataaaatataatctatcaatcaaatcaattattatattcactatcatttattatttattttttattacattacattacttatctatatattatttatcctatcaTCCAAATCAAACTGAGCTAGGTAACTTGTGCGATGAAGTGACACTAGCTATTATTGACATGGATTGACATTGTTAATATGTCTAACGTCACACGTCaatattttaatgaaaaattaataataaaatggaAAAACAATACAAATTAGCCGACAAAATGTACGTAGTTTGCATTTTTTAATTGTATACCATCATTAGATGGAAGattattttagaaaatatgtatACTAAAGAAAATGTAAATGTTAGAAAAATCAACAGATTAATAtactaaatataaatatatttttttaagaaacaaAACCACAAAGAAaggagtatatatatataatataaatataattatagtTAATTTGACATTGAAGTATGAGATTTAAGATAAAATCTCGGGTTCAAAATCTAATTGTAATAATCTCATctcacaattaaaaaaaaacaaaaaaaaactttacCAAGAGTTGTAGTCAATATACATAATTAGAAATAGAAGAAAATTCTTCGATGCTTTTCACATCACTAAAACACCCCTCCGTACGACGAAAATGCCGCATGTAATATGAAAACATATTGCTATCCATATGATGTGAAATGGAAGAGAGTGGGAAAAACGTAAATAAATTACTTCAAAGAAAAGTTATCCTTTTGTgatttagatttttatttttgtctgAAGTAATTTTAATCTTATTGGTGTATCTTTCAATTTATTATGATTTCGATATTTTCTTCCTAATAATTAAGTACAAACATGATATTGCTTCAATCAACAtctaaaaattgaaaaaaaaaatcaaaaataacaaACTAAAAATTGAAATTCCACAATACCGaaaccaaaatcaaaagaaTTACAGAAATGTAAGACTAAAATCGCAATTTTATCtaaacaaaatttgaaaatggtCTGAGCATAGTTTTCAAAAAACCCACGCATGCAAATTATACGAAAATTCTTCAATTTCCATGGTTTTCACATGAATTAACCCGTTTGCCTTTGAATACTCGTAAGCTTTACGTAATAATCTACACGTGTCCTTATTTTCACCAACTTTACCCAACCCTTTCCTCACACCTCTCATTATATATACACCCCCCATTTCCACCTTAAACTATTCAATCAAaatcacacatatatatatacaaaaaaacaACAACATTATTGATCAAATTCTAGCTAGCTCTTCAACACAAAACTATATACTATAAACTGCCACGCCATTTTATATAACTTTTTTATGTGACATGGCCATCAATGACATCAATGGAGCCGAGACCTCTGCTGCTCGGAAAAGCGAACTCCGGCGAGGAAAGCTCGGAGCCCTCATGTCCTCCGACCCATTTTTCCCGCAAGATAGCGACTTCAATATCCATTCGCCACGCCGGAGCAGTAACTTCTCCTCTTCGAGCCCGCCTTCCGATGATTCGACCATGTATTTCTCCGAGCGAAACAGCGTCGATTCTTCTTCTCCTTGCGTGGAGATGTCTCCGTGGAGCCAACCTTCGCCTTATGTGAAATCTCCATGGATGCAAATGCAATACCAGTTTTCTGGAGACGAAGAGAAGAAAAATGATCAGAAGTGTGGATCACTTCTAGGAAGCCTTTCCCGTGAAGAGGGACATATTTATTCCCTGGCAGCTTCTGGGGATTTGCTGTATACGGGATCAGAGAGCAAGAACGTGAGGGTGTGGAAAGATTTGCGAGATTATTCCGGGTTTAAATCCGGAAGTGGGTTGGTGAAAGCCATTGTTGTGTGCGGGGATAAGATTTTTACAGGGCATCAAGATGGGAAAATCCGGGTTTGGAGATGTTTCGGGGATGGAAGTAGCATGCATAAGCGGGTGGGGAACTTGCCGACGACCCGGGATTTGTTGAGGAAATCGATGAATCCGAGGAACTACGTGGAGGTGAGGAGAAATCGTGCGGTTCCATGGATCAAACACTACGATGCGGTGTCGTGCATGAGCGTGGATGCGGATCAGGGGCTGTTGTATTCAGGTTCTTGGGATAGGACCTTCAAGGTGTGGAGAATCTCGGATTCCAAGTGCTTGGAATCGGTGCACGCGCATGATGATGCTGTCAACTCGGTGGAGGTTGGGTTTTGCGGCTTGTTCTTCACCGGCTCCGCCGACGGCACGGTGAAGGCGTGGAGGAGGGAGCTGGTGGGGAAGAGCACCAAGCATGTCCTGGTGGAGACTTTGCTGAAGCAAGAACACGCGGTGACTTCGCTGGCGGTGAACCGTGCGGCGGGGGCGGTGTACGCCGGTTCTTCCGACGGGCTGGTGAGGTTTTGGGAGCGGGAGAAGCACTTCATGTCCTTCAGCGGCGTTTTGAGGGGACACAAGATGGCGGTTCTGTGTTTGGCTGCGGTGGGAGATCACTTGGTGCTGAGTGGATCGGCGGACAGCAGCATATGCGTGTGGCGGCGGGATGTGGGCGGAGTTCACACGTGCATGACGGTGTTGACGGGGCACGGCGGTCCTGTGAAGTGCCTGGCGGTCAAGGCGGCGGCGGAGGAG comes from Henckelia pumila isolate YLH828 chromosome 4, ASM3356847v2, whole genome shotgun sequence and encodes:
- the LOC140863993 gene encoding protein JINGUBANG-like, producing the protein MAINDINGAETSAARKSELRRGKLGALMSSDPFFPQDSDFNIHSPRRSSNFSSSSPPSDDSTMYFSERNSVDSSSPCVEMSPWSQPSPYVKSPWMQMQYQFSGDEEKKNDQKCGSLLGSLSREEGHIYSLAASGDLLYTGSESKNVRVWKDLRDYSGFKSGSGLVKAIVVCGDKIFTGHQDGKIRVWRCFGDGSSMHKRVGNLPTTRDLLRKSMNPRNYVEVRRNRAVPWIKHYDAVSCMSVDADQGLLYSGSWDRTFKVWRISDSKCLESVHAHDDAVNSVEVGFCGLFFTGSADGTVKAWRRELVGKSTKHVLVETLLKQEHAVTSLAVNRAAGAVYAGSSDGLVRFWEREKHFMSFSGVLRGHKMAVLCLAAVGDHLVLSGSADSSICVWRRDVGGVHTCMTVLTGHGGPVKCLAVKAAAEEENEWIVYSGSLDKSVKVWRVTEH